Proteins co-encoded in one endosymbiont 'TC1' of Trimyema compressum genomic window:
- a CDS encoding potassium channel family protein: protein MIFSAFAVFSFEHAAQPEKFRNLFDAVWWSFQTGSTVGYGDIVPITVPGRLAAMILSILGIASFSIPTTIISTGFIQKNRMYKIVAEIENQFKGMKEHFYELSPVESIGRLVTLLEQKNITEEEYETLKTAIIEKSDVDKN from the coding sequence ATGATTTTTTCTGCATTCGCAGTGTTTTCCTTTGAACATGCTGCTCAGCCAGAAAAGTTTAGAAATTTATTTGATGCAGTTTGGTGGTCTTTTCAAACTGGTTCTACAGTAGGGTACGGGGATATCGTACCTATTACTGTCCCCGGGCGATTAGCTGCTATGATACTATCGATTTTAGGTATTGCCAGTTTTTCTATACCCACAACTATTATTAGTACTGGTTTTATTCAAAAAAATAGGATGTATAAAATAGTGGCTGAAATAGAAAATCAGTTTAAGGGTATGAAAGAACATTTTTATGAACTTTCTCCAGTTGAATCAATTGGGAGATTGGTAACTTTGTTAGAGCAAAAGAATATAACAGAAGAAGAGTACGAAACACTAAAAACAGCCATTATTGAAAAAAGTGATGTTGACAAGAACTAG
- a CDS encoding LytTR family transcriptional regulator DNA-binding domain-containing protein, whose product MLGAKPSVFKISCKFEDKIILFSPKEIDYIKSINSVSQIQIGKESFPSGLTMSELENRLNKFGF is encoded by the coding sequence ATGTTAGGGGCTAAACCCTCTGTTTTTAAAATTTCATGTAAATTCGAGGATAAGATTATTCTATTTAGTCCTAAGGAAATAGATTATATTAAGAGTATTAACTCTGTTAGCCAAATTCAAATTGGTAAGGAATCATTTCCTTCTGGATTAACAATGAGTGAATTGGAAAATCGTTTAAATAAATTTGGTTTTTAG
- a CDS encoding solute carrier family 23 protein, giving the protein MKSQEKLSFGRLSVLGLQYVLAMYAGAVVVPIIVGGSIGLNQNEIAILVAADLFTCGLATIIQSLGIGKFVGIRLPAIMGVSFATVGSYDWHWRETWD; this is encoded by the coding sequence ATGAAAAGTCAAGAGAAACTATCCTTTGGAAGACTATCAGTATTGGGGTTACAATATGTGTTAGCTATGTATGCTGGGGCTGTAGTGGTTCCTATTATTGTGGGTGGAAGTATTGGACTTAATCAGAATGAGATTGCAATCTTAGTTGCTGCTGACTTGTTTACTTGTGGGTTGGCAACTATTATTCAATCATTAGGCATTGGGAAATTTGTGGGGATACGTTTACCTGCCATAATGGGGGTTTCATTTGCGACAGTTGGTTCCTATGATTGGCATTGGAGGGAAACATGGGATTAA
- the atpC gene encoding ATP synthase F1 subunit epsilon — protein MDGLTLEVLSFDGQILKEDSVEMVNIDTTMGPINILKDHAPLMTALDIGVLSYIKKGKEEAFIALGMNGFAEVFDDHVSVIVNTAEKQEDIDLVRARRAKERSEAALKSGAGLEADLKAEIALKRAVTRISCKEGRCR, from the coding sequence ATGGATGGTTTAACACTGGAAGTTTTGTCTTTCGATGGACAGATTTTAAAAGAGGATAGTGTAGAAATGGTTAACATTGATACGACTATGGGTCCTATTAATATTCTCAAGGACCATGCACCCCTTATGACTGCTCTTGATATAGGTGTTCTATCCTATATCAAGAAAGGTAAGGAAGAGGCTTTTATAGCTTTAGGGATGAATGGTTTTGCAGAGGTTTTTGATGATCATGTTAGTGTTATTGTAAATACTGCTGAGAAACAAGAGGATATAGATTTAGTTCGCGCTAGAAGAGCAAAAGAAAGATCTGAAGCTGCCCTTAAAAGCGGTGCAGGGCTTGAAGCTGATTTAAAAGCTGAAATTGCCCTAAAAAGAGCTGTAACTAGAATATCATGCAAAGAAGGTAGATGCAGATAA
- a CDS encoding AarF/UbiB family protein, translating into MEEIADKSTFRKDSKRLREILSAFRKDNIIETIVFGKNSENLRLAFEDLGPTFIKIGQIFSVRTDLLPESIINELKKLQDNTKSNAFEAVKKTIKDSLEKPLTSLFSTFNETPLASASMAQIHLATLMSGETVAVKVQHSNIKELMLQDMALMEKAIKILKKLPLKKAVDP; encoded by the coding sequence ATGGAAGAAATAGCAGATAAATCAACTTTTAGAAAAGATAGCAAAAGACTACGTGAGATACTCTCAGCTTTTAGAAAAGATAACATTATTGAAACAATTGTTTTTGGCAAAAATTCAGAAAACTTACGTTTAGCTTTTGAAGATTTAGGTCCAACATTTATTAAAATAGGTCAAATATTTTCAGTTAGAACGGATCTTCTTCCTGAGTCTATAATAAATGAATTAAAAAAACTTCAGGATAACACAAAAAGCAACGCCTTCGAAGCTGTCAAAAAAACAATCAAAGATTCTCTTGAAAAGCCACTAACATCACTCTTCTCAACATTTAATGAAACACCACTGGCATCTGCTTCTATGGCTCAAATCCATTTAGCTACATTAATGAGCGGAGAAACTGTAGCTGTAAAAGTACAGCATTCCAATATTAAAGAACTAATGCTTCAAGATATGGCTTTAATGGAAAAAGCCATTAAAATTCTTAAAAAATTACCTCTCAAAAAAGCAGTAGATCCGTAA
- a CDS encoding UTRA domain-containing protein — translation MPSLVDKELAKLFNKEEKEPCLLIESIIYNLDNQPLIYSKEYYNNEIIQFSEIRVNNFIRP, via the coding sequence GTGCCTTCATTAGTCGATAAAGAATTAGCAAAACTATTCAACAAGGAAGAAAAGGAACCGTGTTTATTAATAGAGTCTATTATTTACAATTTAGATAATCAGCCTTTAATATATAGCAAGGAATACTATAATAATGAAATTATCCAATTTAGTGAAATAAGAGTTAATAACTTTATCAGACCTTAA
- a CDS encoding GIY-YIG nuclease family protein, with translation MYILKCSDNTLYTGYTNSLEERINVHNAGKGAKYTRGRSPVVLVYYESYDDKSMALKREYALKKLSREKKMNLINYLEI, from the coding sequence ATGTATATATTAAAATGTTCAGACAATACTTTGTATACAGGCTATACCAATAGCTTAGAGGAAAGGATTAATGTTCACAATGCTGGTAAAGGAGCAAAATATACGCGAGGCAGAAGCCCCGTAGTACTTGTTTATTATGAGTCTTATGATGATAAAAGTATGGCTTTAAAAAGGGAATATGCTCTTAAAAAGTTAAGCCGAGAAAAGAAAATGAATTTAATAAATTACTTGGAAATATAA
- a CDS encoding aminotransferase class IV → MKCIINGQVLEVDSIDRKWYGTDYFYEVIRIVEGKPLFLKEHYERLENGIGQFNERDLTKSIDKLIMAVDSLISQNIYLSIHKENKEYVMFFNPSFYPPKSWYQKGIWVPLIEMEREDPNNKIFREEYKKRIKEELEAKKAFEGLLVSNGTIKEGSRSNVFFIKNSTIYTPYTSKVLPGITRRKVCEACKRKEITIVETDINIQDLEQYEGVFITGTSLDLLPISGIENFKFDTVNNRIFKVLFNEYNLLKEFDLNK, encoded by the coding sequence ATGAAATGTATTATTAATGGTCAAGTTTTAGAAGTAGATAGTATTGATAGGAAGTGGTATGGTACAGATTATTTTTATGAGGTTATTCGGATAGTTGAAGGGAAGCCTTTGTTTTTAAAAGAACATTATGAAAGACTTGAAAATGGGATTGGTCAATTTAATGAAAGAGATTTAACCAAAAGTATCGACAAGCTAATTATGGCCGTTGATTCATTAATTTCGCAGAATATTTATTTAAGTATTCACAAAGAAAATAAGGAATATGTGATGTTTTTTAATCCTAGCTTTTACCCACCAAAATCTTGGTATCAAAAAGGGATTTGGGTACCTTTAATTGAAATGGAGAGAGAAGATCCCAATAATAAGATTTTCAGAGAAGAGTATAAAAAGAGAATAAAGGAAGAGCTTGAAGCTAAAAAAGCTTTTGAGGGGCTTCTTGTAAGTAATGGTACTATTAAGGAAGGTAGTCGTTCTAATGTATTTTTTATTAAAAATAGTACTATTTACACACCATACACAAGTAAGGTTTTGCCTGGTATTACTAGAAGAAAAGTTTGTGAAGCTTGTAAAAGAAAGGAAATTACTATAGTAGAAACTGATATTAATATACAGGATTTAGAACAATATGAGGGCGTTTTTATTACGGGAACTTCCTTGGATTTATTACCAATTTCAGGTATTGAAAATTTTAAATTTGATACTGTGAATAATAGGATTTTTAAAGTATTATTTAATGAATATAATTTATTAAAAGAATTTGATTTGAATAAGTGA
- a CDS encoding leucine-rich repeat domain-containing protein: protein MQYLNLYNNQIKILPENVGSLFKLQTLFLKNNQLTSIPNSVGELSNLQRLSLDNNQIMMLPTSIGSLSSLQELGLSYNQIMIMPESMAALSNLQVLYLDNDQLVKIPENIGNLTKLQWLDSSDNQLMVLPKSI from the coding sequence TTGCAATATTTAAATTTATATAATAATCAAATAAAGATACTACCAGAAAATGTAGGTTCTTTATTTAAATTACAAACATTATTTTTAAAAAACAATCAATTAACCAGTATTCCAAATAGCGTAGGTGAGTTATCTAATTTGCAAAGACTGTCTTTAGATAATAATCAAATAATGATGCTACCCACTAGTATAGGTTCTTTATCTAGCTTACAAGAATTAGGTTTAAGCTATAACCAAATAATGATTATGCCAGAAAGTATGGCCGCTCTATCTAATTTACAAGTGCTGTATTTAGATAATGATCAATTAGTAAAAATACCAGAAAACATTGGTAATTTAACTAAATTGCAATGGTTAGATTCAAGCGATAACCAATTAATGGTATTACCTAAAAGCATATAA
- a CDS encoding InlB B-repeat-containing protein, translating to MTPIEAMGESVLPNSGTGNYTLNGNDITWDGLTKDTTSVNFNFNKTITVGYISSDFSGAVIQPLKANNRITAHTLTFNLNGGNGIAPENQVVKIGDLAKVLDNPIREGYIFSGWNTAPDGSGLVWDFDTTTMPNSDITLYAQWQQNMKSESLNSGNKLDNQNNKVGNISR from the coding sequence GTGACGCCAATTGAAGCAATGGGAGAATCAGTACTACCTAATAGTGGAACAGGAAATTATACACTAAATGGAAATGATATTACATGGGATGGTTTAACAAAAGACACAACCTCTGTCAATTTTAACTTTAATAAAACAATAACAGTTGGTTATATTAGCTCTGATTTTTCAGGAGCTGTAATTCAACCATTAAAAGCTAATAATAGAATTACAGCTCACACATTAACCTTTAATTTAAATGGTGGTAATGGAATTGCTCCAGAAAACCAAGTTGTTAAAATAGGAGATTTAGCAAAGGTATTAGACAATCCAATAAGAGAAGGCTATATATTTAGTGGTTGGAATACAGCTCCTGACGGAAGTGGATTAGTGTGGGATTTTGATACAACAACTATGCCGAATAGTGATATCACACTATATGCCCAATGGCAACAAAATATGAAGTCAGAATCATTAAATTCTGGAAATAAATTAGATAATCAAAATAACAAGGTAGGTAATATTTCAAGATGA
- a CDS encoding UTRA domain-containing protein: MELNGYQPNSKVFSMKKGSVPTTILDKLKIEDEPIYIREVLFYADGVPAIYCENYINGNFMNDSILEAVLKEDNSFLNTLKNL; encoded by the coding sequence TTGGAATTAAATGGATATCAGCCAAATTCAAAAGTATTTTCTATGAAAAAAGGCTCTGTTCCTACTACTATTTTAGATAAATTAAAAATAGAAGATGAGCCAATCTATATAAGGGAAGTACTATTTTATGCAGATGGTGTTCCAGCTATTTATTGTGAAAACTATATTAATGGAAACTTTATGAATGACTCAATATTAGAGGCAGTTCTCAAGGAAGATAATTCTTTTTTAAATACACTAAAAAACCTATGA
- a CDS encoding leucine-rich repeat domain-containing protein, translating to MFTSFDFIQTYSLKAKESLVDAQGVGNATIPTGVKFATEGQVTFAQQFPNAHTADVMASYFGKSVSDVIDQNILETEYLYLSDNMLIDITGIDIFTNLQKLYLDSNQLASIPNSIDNLSNVQTLSLGYNQLTSIPQSIGF from the coding sequence TTGTTTACTAGCTTTGACTTTATTCAAACTTATTCTTTAAAAGCGAAAGAATCACTTGTTGATGCTCAAGGGGTAGGGAATGCAACTATTCCAACTGGAGTGAAGTTTGCTACTGAAGGACAAGTTACTTTTGCACAACAATTTCCTAACGCCCATACTGCTGATGTGATGGCAAGTTATTTTGGAAAAAGTGTTAGTGATGTTATTGACCAGAATATATTAGAAACAGAGTATCTTTATTTAAGTGATAATATGTTAATAGATATTACAGGTATAGATATCTTTACTAACCTACAAAAATTGTATTTAGATAGTAACCAGCTAGCAAGTATTCCGAATAGTATAGACAATTTATCTAACGTACAAACATTATCTTTAGGTTACAACCAATTAACAAGCATTCCACAAAGCATTGGTTTTTAA
- a CDS encoding TraX family protein produces the protein MIATLKDNIQLTNSSLKYFGCLFMLIDHTTMILVPQTSTFYYIGRGIGSLAAPIFFWAISEGGFYTKHVGRYLRNLIISGIIFQAVFILVEGNSFTLNTVFFWL, from the coding sequence ATGATAGCAACACTTAAAGATAACATTCAATTAACAAATAGCAGTCTAAAATATTTCGGCTGCTTATTTATGTTAATTGACCATACTACCATGATACTTGTTCCCCAAACTTCTACCTTTTATTATATTGGTAGAGGTATTGGCAGTTTGGCTGCTCCTATCTTTTTTTGGGCAATTAGTGAAGGAGGTTTTTACACTAAACATGTGGGGCGCTATTTAAGAAATTTAATTATTTCAGGGATAATATTTCAGGCTGTATTCATTTTAGTAGAGGGTAATTCCTTTACATTGAATACTGTCTTTTTTTGGCTTTAA
- a CDS encoding isochorismatase family protein, whose translation MLEKFETNKEDIFILVIDIQERLIKAMEEGPSLITNVQKLLMGATILDIPVMVTEQYPKGLGSAIPAITDCLKNTTPISKMTFSACAPQVLEVLKTQNVKNIVIVGMETHVCVFQTARQLLKEGYDVFLAADGICSRNKELKENGLNLIENMGAVITNVETLLFNWLEVAGTDSFKAISKIVK comes from the coding sequence ATGTTAGAAAAATTTGAAACCAATAAAGAAGATATCTTTATACTAGTCATTGACATACAAGAAAGACTCATAAAAGCTATGGAGGAAGGCCCTTCCCTTATAACCAATGTTCAAAAACTTTTAATGGGTGCTACTATTTTGGATATTCCTGTTATGGTTACAGAACAATACCCAAAAGGATTAGGATCAGCTATTCCGGCAATAACTGACTGCTTAAAAAATACCACGCCTATTTCTAAAATGACATTTTCAGCCTGTGCCCCTCAAGTACTTGAAGTTCTTAAAACACAGAATGTTAAGAATATTGTTATTGTAGGTATGGAAACCCATGTATGTGTATTTCAGACAGCACGCCAACTTCTAAAAGAAGGTTATGATGTTTTTCTTGCAGCCGATGGTATTTGTTCAAGAAACAAAGAACTAAAAGAAAATGGTCTTAACCTAATTGAGAATATGGGAGCTGTTATTACAAACGTTGAGACCCTTTTATTTAATTGGCTAGAAGTAGCAGGAACCGATAGTTTTAAAGCTATTTCAAAGATTGTTAAATAA
- a CDS encoding tyrosine-type recombinase/integrase, producing the protein MSIVYTSFDPKTKSSYRTVSKPQKAFKPLLEYINECKRIDGYKDEWFLFGFTNPLPNTTIEINKNKACEECGLKKIRLHDFRHSHASLLINNNANIKLISNMVMFQ; encoded by the coding sequence ATGTCGATTGTATATACTTCATTTGATCCAAAGACAAAGAGTTCATACAGAACAGTATCAAAGCCTCAAAAGGCATTTAAACCACTTCTAGAGTATATTAATGAATGCAAGAGAATAGATGGTTACAAAGATGAGTGGTTTCTTTTTGGCTTTACAAATCCACTACCAAACACAACAATTGAAATAAATAAAAATAAAGCATGTGAAGAATGTGGATTAAAAAAAATAAGACTTCATGACTTTCGGCATTCTCATGCTTCACTATTAATAAACAACAATGCTAATATTAAATTAATTTCAAATATGGTGATGTTTCAATGA
- a CDS encoding solute carrier family 23 protein: MLQKVDFSKNKNMLIAGTSIALGLGIGVVPAYLSGLPRKYSDVNR; the protein is encoded by the coding sequence ATGCTTCAGAAAGTAGATTTTAGTAAAAATAAAAATATGCTAATTGCTGGAACCTCTATTGCCCTTGGATTAGGTATTGGGGTAGTTCCGGCTTATTTAAGTGGTTTACCCAGAAAATATTCAGATGTTAACAGGTAA
- a CDS encoding Pr6Pr family membrane protein, with translation MQKKEESSYSNSLKGAFTLMITITFLIYHFVLVPTLFTMSTDYVVYSAKGIIAHYYVQIMVILDWFLFDKRNIYKWHDPFRWLIIPFSYFVFTVIRAYTGGPITPSGSYYPYFFIDVNLLG, from the coding sequence CTGCAAAAAAAAGAAGAATCCTCTTACAGCAATAGTCTAAAAGGTGCTTTTACATTAATGATTACAATTACTTTTTTAATATATCATTTTGTTTTAGTGCCAACATTATTTACAATGTCTACTGACTATGTAGTATATTCTGCTAAGGGTATTATTGCTCATTATTATGTACAAATAATGGTTATTTTAGATTGGTTTTTATTTGATAAAAGAAATATTTATAAATGGCATGATCCTTTTCGTTGGCTAATTATACCTTTTTCTTACTTTGTTTTTACAGTAATAAGAGCGTATACTGGAGGACCTATAACGCCAAGTGGAAGCTATTATCCTTACTTTTTTATTGATGTAAATCTACTGGGTTGA
- a CDS encoding LytTR family transcriptional regulator DNA-binding domain-containing protein translates to MVNLQIIRELISYSKNNYTLVLGNNIQSKVPLSRTRLDELRKLLDI, encoded by the coding sequence ATGGTAAATTTACAGATTATAAGGGAGTTAATCAGTTATTCTAAAAATAATTACACATTAGTATTGGGCAATAATATACAATCAAAAGTCCCTTTATCTAGGACCAGGTTAGATGAACTAAGAAAACTTCTTGATATTTAG
- a CDS encoding flavin reductase, which yields MKKWSCTVCGYEAEGDDPPDICPVCGVDHTMFELVETKGDSNAIDEGTLKRIKTSIRQFSYGMFIVTTKSGDKVNGQTANTVFQLTSEPNQIGVALNNGNYTNELVKESKKLAVHVMGQDSLGILGHFGFQSGRTVDKFKNYPCEIENDLPLLKKEVLSILEGHVVNALDVGTHTLFVVNVDDGFVNEDKKGIEPMTYSDFRTLKKGGTVAKSTEAKAEKQPEIKKERGENAMDMTKYVCTVCGYVHDPAVEGIAFADLPDSYECPVCGVGKDQFKPEA from the coding sequence ATGAAAAAATGGAGTTGTACAGTATGTGGCTATGAAGCTGAAGGGGATGACCCACCAGATATTTGTCCAGTTTGTGGTGTTGATCATACAATGTTTGAATTAGTTGAAACAAAAGGAGATTCCAATGCAATTGATGAGGGGACTCTTAAAAGAATAAAGACTAGTATCCGTCAATTTAGTTATGGTATGTTTATTGTAACGACTAAATCTGGAGATAAAGTAAATGGACAAACTGCAAACACAGTTTTTCAGTTAACCAGTGAACCAAATCAGATAGGAGTAGCTCTTAATAATGGAAACTATACAAATGAGTTAGTTAAGGAATCAAAAAAGCTTGCAGTCCATGTAATGGGACAAGATAGTTTAGGAATTCTTGGACATTTTGGTTTTCAAAGTGGTAGAACAGTTGATAAATTTAAAAACTACCCTTGTGAAATAGAAAATGATTTGCCTCTTTTAAAAAAAGAAGTATTAAGCATTTTAGAAGGCCATGTTGTTAATGCATTAGATGTGGGTACCCACACTCTATTTGTAGTCAATGTAGATGATGGCTTTGTCAATGAAGATAAAAAAGGTATCGAGCCTATGACTTACAGTGACTTCAGAACCTTAAAAAAAGGTGGTACAGTAGCTAAAAGTACAGAAGCTAAAGCAGAAAAACAACCTGAAATTAAAAAAGAAAGGGGAGAGAATGCTATGGATATGACAAAATATGTTTGTACAGTTTGTGGTTATGTGCATGACCCTGCCGTTGAGGGTATTGCATTCGCTGATTTACCAGATTCATACGAATGCCCGGTTTGTGGTGTAGGTAAAGATCAGTTTAAACCTGAAGCGTAA
- a CDS encoding PHP domain-containing protein: protein MINDFHCHSNWFDGTFSTEQLIALAIKENIKHLSITDHDTVGDTLNAFSLSKKAILIMFLELNFHVKMLSIERRFIF from the coding sequence ATGATCAATGATTTTCATTGTCATAGCAATTGGTTTGATGGAACTTTTTCAACAGAGCAATTAATTGCATTAGCCATTAAAGAAAACATAAAGCATTTAAGTATTACAGATCATGATACGGTCGGTGATACTTTAAATGCTTTTTCTTTATCTAAAAAAGCAATATTGATTATGTTTCTGGAATTGAACTTTCATGTAAAGATGTTAAGCATCGAAAGAAGGTTCATATTCTAG
- a CDS encoding polysaccharide deacetylase family protein, translating into MGKRANRQKEKIKKSKKLIVALVLLMLIVGCIAGTIIFFMNNNKPVNVPEQNKEASVTPEVKKPLSLPPKEERENTTIPILMYHLVDEEAGALEGLYLRTSELEEHLQYFKDNNFTPITMNDLQGYWMGTKALPKKPILLTFDDGSVTVYNNAYPLMKKYGFVSTQFIISSHLDNGGVMTKEQVKEMAASGHEIGSHSYSHLDLANVSDSTLEQEVVQSKKDLEALVGQPVVSFCYPAGKFSTNVQNYLEKSGYLSAVTTVNGFANKTEQGAFELKRIRINRGYTGAVLKEKLAGYEL; encoded by the coding sequence ATGGGGAAAAGAGCAAATAGACAAAAAGAAAAAATCAAAAAAAGCAAGAAATTAATAGTTGCACTAGTACTGCTAATGCTCATTGTTGGATGTATTGCAGGTACAATTATTTTTTTTATGAACAACAATAAGCCAGTTAATGTTCCTGAGCAGAATAAAGAAGCTTCAGTTACACCAGAAGTAAAAAAACCTTTATCTTTGCCACCTAAAGAGGAAAGAGAAAATACAACGATTCCAATTTTAATGTATCATTTAGTTGATGAGGAGGCTGGTGCATTAGAGGGACTTTATTTGCGAACTAGTGAGCTTGAAGAACATCTTCAATATTTTAAAGACAACAATTTTACGCCTATTACTATGAATGATTTACAAGGGTACTGGATGGGGACTAAGGCTTTACCCAAAAAACCTATATTGCTTACTTTTGATGATGGTAGTGTAACAGTTTATAATAATGCCTATCCATTGATGAAAAAGTATGGTTTTGTTTCTACACAGTTTATTATTAGTAGCCATTTGGACAATGGTGGTGTAATGACAAAAGAGCAAGTAAAGGAAATGGCTGCTTCTGGTCATGAAATTGGCTCTCATTCATATAGCCATTTAGATTTAGCCAATGTTTCAGACTCTACTTTAGAGCAAGAAGTTGTTCAATCTAAAAAAGATTTAGAAGCTCTAGTAGGACAACCTGTTGTAAGCTTCTGTTATCCTGCTGGAAAATTTAGCACCAATGTTCAAAATTATTTAGAAAAATCTGGTTATCTTTCAGCAGTAACAACTGTAAATGGTTTTGCTAATAAAACTGAACAAGGCGCTTTTGAGCTAAAACGGATTCGTATTAATAGAGGCTATACTGGTGCAGTTTTAAAAGAAAAATTAGCTGGATATGAATTATGA
- a CDS encoding methyltransferase RsmF C-terminal domain-like protein — translation MKLPENFKNRLKALMEEKDFNDFIKSYENTAHYGIRLNSLKISKETFEKEILKDVQPVPWCSTGYYYHKVDGSNRLSVHPYYHCGLYYFQEPSAMYPAVNLPVVPGDKVLDLCAAPGGKTTQLVEAMENKGFILANEISPKRAKALLKNVELMAVENTVVTSTTPAKLATFYGSYFDAVLVDAPCSGEGMFRKEKGLLKAYEKFGSENMEGLQKEILDSANLLLKPGGYLMYSTCTFSPAENEGTIQYLFNEYPDYEILELPKEDGISSGRPNWIKGDPALKNAARFWPHKVRGEGHFAILLRKSENGIKKTGNFKNKINWQPVEKIDETVKEFYKANIVKPLSGYFYEKDSHYYLMDYPYEINEKSHLDAIGLSIGEVTKYGFEPSQALIMTFLKKDLKHVLPVNMEVANRYLKGETLDYKGEKGYYGIFLENYPLGWAKVAPDFFKNKYPKSWRKSY, via the coding sequence ATGAAGCTACCAGAAAATTTCAAAAATAGACTAAAAGCATTAATGGAGGAGAAGGATTTTAACGATTTTATTAAAAGTTATGAAAATACAGCCCATTATGGTATTCGTTTAAATTCCTTAAAAATAAGTAAAGAGACTTTTGAAAAAGAGATTTTAAAGGATGTGCAACCTGTACCTTGGTGTTCTACCGGATATTATTATCATAAAGTGGATGGTAGCAACCGCTTGAGTGTGCATCCTTATTATCATTGTGGTCTTTATTATTTTCAAGAGCCATCAGCAATGTATCCTGCAGTAAATTTGCCAGTAGTTCCAGGAGATAAGGTACTAGATTTATGTGCTGCTCCTGGTGGCAAAACAACTCAATTAGTAGAAGCTATGGAAAATAAAGGATTTATATTGGCAAATGAAATTAGTCCTAAAAGGGCAAAAGCCTTATTAAAAAATGTGGAACTTATGGCTGTAGAGAATACTGTGGTCACCAGTACAACACCAGCAAAGCTGGCAACATTTTATGGTAGCTATTTTGATGCAGTATTAGTTGATGCTCCTTGCTCAGGAGAGGGTATGTTTCGCAAAGAAAAAGGACTTTTAAAAGCTTATGAGAAGTTTGGTTCAGAAAACATGGAAGGCTTACAAAAGGAAATACTGGATTCAGCAAACCTGCTTTTAAAACCAGGGGGCTATCTGATGTATTCTACCTGTACTTTTTCACCAGCAGAAAATGAAGGAACAATTCAATATCTGTTTAATGAATACCCAGATTATGAGATTTTAGAGTTACCAAAAGAAGATGGCATATCAAGTGGAAGGCCAAATTGGATTAAAGGGGATCCTGCTTTGAAAAATGCTGCTCGTTTTTGGCCTCATAAAGTAAGGGGAGAAGGTCATTTTGCAATTTTGCTACGAAAAAGTGAAAATGGAATTAAGAAAACAGGTAATTTCAAGAATAAAATTAATTGGCAACCTGTTGAGAAAATAGATGAGACTGTAAAGGAATTTTATAAGGCTAATATTGTTAAGCCATTATCAGGCTATTTTTATGAAAAAGATAGTCACTATTATTTAATGGATTATCCATATGAGATTAATGAGAAAAGTCATTTGGATGCAATTGGATTATCTATTGGAGAAGTTACGAAGTATGGTTTTGAGCCCTCACAAGCTTTAATTATGACGTTTTTAAAGAAAGACTTAAAACATGTGTTACCAGTAAATATGGAAGTAGCCAATCGTTATTTAAAAGGAGAGACACTAGACTATAAAGGTGAAAAAGGGTATTATGGAATCTTTCTTGAAAACTATCCTTTAGGTTGGGCAAAAGTTGCTCCAGATTTTTTTAAAAACAAGTATCCTAAAAGTTGGCGCAAAAGTTATTAA